A single region of the Thermoplasmata archaeon genome encodes:
- a CDS encoding GTPase, which translates to MHVFIIGGFLGSGKTTMLLELAKVYVDKGLKTAIIVNESGEVGVDGATIKAEGYNATELPEGCICCTLVGTLQATLRNIKRDLDPDILIIEPTGLALPHKVKQFVHTAMIDEESCSIIGLADVERFDLLLEKKEAFYKMQMSGADLVLINKVDLAKPGQVEHIRQWFSQNFPEKPVEAVSAKTGENMDKLFDFTLKQQE; encoded by the coding sequence ATGCATGTGTTCATCATCGGAGGATTCCTGGGAAGCGGAAAGACAACCATGCTCCTTGAGCTGGCCAAGGTCTACGTGGACAAAGGGCTGAAGACTGCCATCATAGTGAACGAATCCGGAGAGGTCGGTGTCGACGGAGCCACGATAAAAGCCGAAGGATACAATGCGACTGAGCTTCCGGAAGGCTGTATCTGTTGCACGCTAGTGGGAACCCTCCAGGCAACCCTCAGGAACATCAAGAGGGATCTGGACCCTGACATCCTGATCATAGAGCCTACCGGTCTGGCGCTGCCCCATAAGGTAAAGCAGTTCGTGCACACGGCCATGATCGATGAGGAGTCCTGCTCCATCATCGGTCTTGCGGATGTGGAGAGGTTCGACTTGCTTCTGGAGAAGAAGGAGGCGTTCTACAAGATGCAGATGTCGGGGGCGGATCTGGTCCTAATCAACAAGGTGGATCTGGCCAAACCTGGGCAGGTTGAGCATATCAGACAATGGTTCTCTCAGAACTTTCCGGAGAAGCCGGTTGAGGCCGTATCGGCCAAGACCGGTGAGAATATGGACAAGCTCTTCGATTTCACGCTTAAGCAGCAAGAATGA
- a CDS encoding methanol--corrinoid methyltransferase — MIDYSKVDFAKILRRYDVEGENEMTPEAIAKTMLPKDPVLAKVADCVLYMKFKDVGPAVAEALKSKDALDIINNGLVVGMECVAKLYAEHIYYLPEIMMAAKTMEIGIALAEKQIPGGRTTKGTVVMHAAEGDPHDIGKNIAAVMMRSSGYTVIDMGKDVAVDDVVAKVKEVKPFMVTGTALMTTTMTAFPRAAAKLVAAGINIPFMAAGGAVNRDFSESFDLGIYSEKAPQTPPIADKVLEGYDWRKIREEWDHIVGA, encoded by the coding sequence ATGATAGACTATTCTAAAGTCGATTTCGCAAAGATCCTCAGGCGTTACGACGTCGAGGGTGAGAACGAAATGACACCCGAAGCAATCGCAAAGACCATGTTGCCTAAGGACCCCGTCCTGGCCAAAGTCGCAGACTGTGTCCTGTACATGAAGTTCAAGGACGTAGGGCCCGCAGTTGCTGAGGCACTGAAGTCTAAGGATGCGCTCGACATCATCAACAACGGACTTGTCGTTGGAATGGAATGTGTCGCAAAGCTGTACGCAGAGCACATCTACTACCTGCCTGAGATCATGATGGCCGCAAAGACCATGGAGATCGGAATCGCACTCGCTGAGAAGCAGATCCCCGGTGGAAGGACCACCAAGGGAACCGTCGTCATGCATGCTGCAGAGGGAGACCCCCACGACATCGGTAAGAACATCGCTGCCGTTATGATGAGGTCCTCTGGATACACAGTCATCGACATGGGTAAGGACGTCGCAGTCGACGATGTCGTCGCAAAGGTCAAGGAAGTCAAGCCCTTCATGGTTACCGGAACCGCTCTGATGACCACCACCATGACCGCGTTCCCCCGCGCCGCTGCAAAGCTCGTTGCCGCTGGAATCAACATCCCGTTCATGGCAGCCGGTGGTGCAGTGAACAGAGACTTCTCAGAGTCATTCGACCTCGGTATCTACTCGGAGAAAGCACCCCAGACTCCCCCAATTGCCGACAAGGTTCTTGAGGGATACGACTGGAGAAAGATTAGAGAAGAGTGGGACCACATCGTAGGAGCGTGA
- a CDS encoding 4Fe-4S dicluster domain-containing protein encodes MERKLKIEFEESNVQDSVAYILVSEFDLRPNVLKAEISGDGSGVMILSLVGDEEKLTAAENRLREAGFVVCLTKHITRDENLCWHCGACESICPAYCFSSDKDTYEIKLDSSKCIACGACVNACSVHALKLDL; translated from the coding sequence ATGGAGAGAAAGCTGAAGATAGAGTTCGAGGAATCGAACGTCCAGGATTCCGTCGCGTACATATTGGTCTCAGAGTTCGACCTGAGGCCCAATGTCCTGAAGGCAGAGATTTCCGGTGATGGAAGCGGAGTTATGATCCTCTCGTTGGTCGGAGACGAAGAGAAACTGACAGCAGCGGAGAACAGGCTCAGGGAGGCCGGTTTCGTTGTATGCCTGACCAAGCATATCACTCGCGATGAGAATCTATGTTGGCATTGCGGTGCCTGCGAATCCATCTGTCCAGCCTACTGTTTCTCGTCCGACAAGGATACCTACGAGATTAAACTGGACAGCTCCAAGTGCATCGCATGCGGCGCATGCGTCAACGCCTGCTCCGTCCATGCTCTGAAGCTCGATCTATGA
- a CDS encoding methanol--corrinoid methyltransferase, protein MYMAKYTKMAYSSADEMVFGTAKEPVSYGFGIKVGAGRVIPELNYGPRPGSESSPEKLRKEYVDYISKDVLNRCVTLGFPDVQLETEWISQMGDPKMSTPVVEGQKAICEKFHEEYGINCAVRQTIPDQREAEEGYRPGMGGKHSYPEHLFQCAEVACENGADVLSCETLGGKEIGDYATTNGDIVAFLFGIGYLGSIDMEYVWKEFVNIAKKNKTIAGGDTNCSGANTSMFMAGGMLDQDVQRTYSAVTRAIASARTLVAWEQGASGPDKDCGYEGPICKAIAGKPCAQEGKNCQCAHADLQGNLMAQVCDLWSNESIEYHPEFGGTSVQCWMGSLGYEVALMNTAIQTGKEKDLRDLYMITDRERGPEGHILAYDNAYEIGKAIVSEGDNYYLRAKAAGLKAAELIKAHNDAKELQLTRKQREVLEGIIKDLSALPDDEDKFFEYCCKKYADVPNFNLKNYGL, encoded by the coding sequence ATTTATATGGCAAAGTACACGAAGATGGCATACAGCAGTGCGGATGAGATGGTTTTCGGAACCGCAAAGGAGCCTGTCTCCTACGGATTCGGAATCAAAGTAGGAGCAGGAAGGGTTATCCCTGAGCTCAACTATGGACCCAGGCCCGGTTCCGAGTCATCCCCTGAGAAACTCAGGAAAGAATACGTCGACTACATCTCCAAGGATGTCCTCAACAGGTGTGTAACACTCGGATTCCCCGACGTCCAGCTGGAGACCGAGTGGATCTCTCAGATGGGAGACCCCAAGATGTCCACACCCGTCGTAGAGGGACAGAAGGCAATCTGTGAGAAATTCCACGAGGAATACGGAATCAACTGTGCAGTAAGGCAGACCATCCCTGACCAGCGTGAGGCTGAAGAGGGATACAGGCCTGGAATGGGCGGAAAGCACAGCTACCCCGAGCACCTGTTCCAGTGTGCAGAGGTTGCATGTGAGAACGGAGCAGATGTCCTCTCATGTGAGACCCTCGGAGGAAAGGAGATCGGAGACTACGCAACCACCAACGGAGATATCGTCGCATTCCTGTTCGGAATCGGATACCTCGGATCTATCGATATGGAGTACGTGTGGAAAGAGTTCGTCAACATCGCCAAGAAGAACAAGACCATCGCAGGAGGAGACACCAACTGTTCCGGAGCCAACACCTCGATGTTCATGGCAGGAGGTATGCTCGACCAGGATGTCCAGAGGACCTACTCTGCAGTCACCCGTGCAATCGCATCCGCAAGGACCCTTGTCGCATGGGAGCAGGGAGCATCCGGACCTGACAAGGACTGTGGATACGAGGGACCCATCTGTAAGGCAATCGCAGGAAAGCCCTGTGCACAGGAAGGAAAGAACTGTCAGTGCGCACACGCCGACCTTCAGGGTAACCTGATGGCCCAGGTCTGCGACCTGTGGTCCAACGAGTCCATCGAGTACCACCCCGAGTTCGGAGGAACCTCAGTCCAGTGTTGGATGGGATCCCTTGGATACGAGGTTGCTCTGATGAACACCGCAATCCAGACCGGAAAGGAGAAGGACCTGAGAGACCTGTACATGATCACCGACAGGGAGAGAGGACCTGAGGGACACATCCTCGCATACGACAACGCCTACGAGATCGGAAAGGCAATCGTATCTGAGGGAGACAACTACTACCTCAGGGCCAAGGCAGCCGGACTCAAGGCAGCAGAGCTCATCAAGGCTCACAACGACGCGAAGGAACTCCAGCTCACCAGGAAGCAGAGAGAGGTTCTCGAGGGAATCATCAAGGACCTGTCCGCCCTCCCCGATGACGAGGACAAGTTCTTCGAGTACTGCTGCAAGAAGTACGCAGACGTCCCCAACTTCAACCTGAAGAACTACGGTCTCTGA
- a CDS encoding methylamine methyltransferase corrinoid protein reductive activase, translating into MSYGISLDIGTSGTRGHAVDLSNGKILSTSVTECHPLPGANIMDHLTFCINAGTETAHKILIDTVNKLIATLGVDLNQVERVSICGNPIQLSLFQGIPVDDLAFAGENAHKARGIVAQKRDAGVFSAVDVGLNVKDGCELCVPPAIRHEIGADALAMMYKSGFLDQKENCLVTDYGTNAEMALKIGDNIYTGSAAAGPAMEGQSIKCGMLAGPGAISDLEYDFQYICKVLDENIMPQNGSRCDFGLETVVDEGPMSGKATGITGTGVIAAVAAVLDSHLWRKGKLTTSDGKLHLQDGVYIDSHDISEAMKAIGAMRAGHFTLLEHAGIKFSDLKIMYMAGASGTYVDAVKAREVGLLPPSCDTIYQYGNTSLAMATDILRDPELLDTLQDIANGIRANHIMFAGDPIFEQIYTQELAVCDEGMSMEMYNRNNAIAGIQELPKPKGNPTVHRMVQRDIPDLGDRGLYILHDIGTELRGYMDGCIGCKKCEKECPEHALTVTDDKEIVVKTKNCLGTACYRCQFSCPEKVYKYDNLKLTF; encoded by the coding sequence ATGAGTTACGGGATTTCTTTAGACATAGGAACTAGTGGAACGAGAGGTCATGCAGTCGATCTCTCAAACGGCAAGATATTGTCTACGTCTGTTACGGAGTGTCATCCCCTACCGGGAGCGAACATCATGGATCATCTCACATTCTGCATCAACGCAGGTACTGAGACGGCCCATAAGATTCTCATAGATACGGTCAACAAACTAATCGCCACACTCGGTGTGGATCTGAATCAGGTCGAAAGGGTCAGTATCTGTGGAAACCCTATTCAATTGTCTTTATTCCAAGGAATACCGGTGGACGATCTCGCATTCGCTGGTGAGAATGCCCACAAAGCAAGAGGCATCGTTGCCCAGAAGAGGGATGCAGGAGTATTCTCAGCTGTGGATGTGGGGCTTAATGTCAAGGACGGATGCGAACTTTGCGTCCCTCCGGCAATCAGGCACGAGATCGGAGCCGACGCTCTCGCCATGATGTACAAGAGCGGATTCTTGGATCAGAAGGAGAACTGTCTCGTAACAGATTACGGTACCAACGCGGAGATGGCCCTCAAAATAGGGGACAACATATACACGGGATCAGCCGCAGCAGGACCCGCTATGGAAGGTCAATCCATCAAATGCGGTATGCTCGCGGGACCCGGTGCAATCTCTGATTTGGAATATGACTTCCAATACATCTGTAAGGTACTCGATGAGAACATCATGCCTCAGAACGGATCCAGATGCGATTTCGGACTGGAGACTGTGGTCGATGAAGGCCCGATGAGCGGAAAGGCCACAGGAATCACAGGAACCGGTGTCATCGCAGCCGTGGCCGCAGTTCTGGATTCCCATCTTTGGAGGAAGGGAAAGCTCACCACCTCTGACGGAAAACTGCATCTCCAGGATGGGGTCTACATCGATTCCCACGACATCTCCGAAGCCATGAAGGCCATCGGCGCCATGAGGGCCGGTCACTTCACCCTGCTGGAGCATGCAGGAATCAAGTTCAGCGACCTGAAGATCATGTACATGGCTGGAGCCTCTGGAACCTATGTGGATGCGGTCAAGGCAAGGGAGGTAGGACTTCTGCCTCCGTCATGCGACACCATCTACCAGTATGGAAACACCTCGCTGGCGATGGCCACCGATATCCTCAGGGATCCAGAACTTCTCGATACTCTCCAGGATATCGCCAACGGAATCAGGGCAAACCACATAATGTTCGCTGGAGACCCGATATTCGAGCAGATCTACACTCAGGAACTCGCCGTCTGCGACGAGGGTATGAGCATGGAGATGTACAACAGGAACAACGCGATCGCAGGTATCCAAGAACTACCCAAGCCGAAGGGCAACCCGACCGTCCACAGGATGGTCCAGCGTGACATCCCCGATCTGGGAGACAGAGGTCTGTACATCCTTCACGACATCGGTACCGAGCTGCGCGGATACATGGACGGGTGCATTGGGTGCAAGAAGTGTGAGAAGGAATGTCCCGAGCACGCTTTGACAGTCACCGATGACAAGGAGATCGTCGTCAAGACCAAGAACTGTCTCGGAACAGCATGCTACAGATGTCAGTTCAGCTGTCCCGAGAAGGTCTACAAGTACGACAACCTCAAGCTGACGTTCTGA
- a CDS encoding zinc-ribbon domain-containing protein produces the protein MEFCPNCGRYLKDDEYQCPECGNIVRQMPHVDHTPPGFSDFYDEKGSPKSLREMIFEKWFFVALVIAFAIAFSITFFWRFTVLIFCIPLLIPSRRLSIALGALVGLSGGTAVALLINYFILAA, from the coding sequence ATGGAGTTCTGCCCGAATTGCGGCCGGTATCTGAAGGACGATGAATACCAATGTCCTGAATGCGGCAATATAGTACGCCAGATGCCGCACGTGGACCATACACCTCCCGGATTCTCGGATTTCTACGACGAGAAAGGATCACCCAAGAGCCTTAGGGAAATGATATTCGAGAAATGGTTCTTCGTAGCGTTGGTCATTGCTTTTGCAATCGCCTTCTCAATCACGTTCTTTTGGAGATTCACTGTACTGATCTTCTGCATACCTCTCCTGATCCCTTCAAGGAGACTGAGCATTGCACTAGGTGCATTAGTAGGATTGTCAGGAGGGACGGCGGTCGCCCTCCTGATAAATTATTTCATTCTTGCTGCTTAA